The following is a genomic window from Drosophila busckii strain San Diego stock center, stock number 13000-0081.31 chromosome 2L, ASM1175060v1, whole genome shotgun sequence.
taacgCCCGCATATACATAATTTCCGTTTTCCTTTTGTAgcgcccacagcagcagcagcagcagcagcggcgacaaacaaacaagcggcAGTCGTACTTCATGTaatcaacattttaattgcggAAACggaactcacacacacacacacacacacacacgtaagtCTATCTGTTActtgttacgtatacgcaatgtgtggctgttgctttggcaaaCATGTGTGCTTactattatttcttttttttcgctcgTTTTGCAGACATTAGAGCTACGGGCTCGATAAACAGGCATAGTCTGCATTAGTGAAAACATTGCTCAGCACGTCAGGAATTCATTAcatcaaatataaaagaaagttttaggcaatttgccaaaatccgctcagcagcagcagcaaaataaaaaaagcacacaaagaagcaataaaaagaagaagtagaaattgcgcagcagcaaattccCCATGCAGCTGAAACGAGCTGACTGCATGCAGGTAGCCCAAAATCTACTTAGCAGAGATGGGGGCAACATGAACGTAAACGAATTTGCGAATAtgcaacagcggcaacagcagcggcagcagcagcagcagcagcagcagcagcagcagcaggtgagACGACGCTAACAAAAACTGCAGAGCCACAGGCGCCAGCCATGAGCTTGAGcataagaagcagcagccaacgcctGGCATAACACTTGAGCGACAATGGCCAAAAACCCTACAAACCGCCTTCagcttgcttgctgctttttttttggccaagctgcagcagcagcagcagacatgATAAATTCTCTTTAGTATGCGGCATACATGAGTGATGatattaacaaacaacagGCAAGGCAGCCCAGCAGGGACATCGACTCAGTTCGCTTGCCACATCGAGCGAAGCAGCAGAGGAAGAAAAGGAAGTAAAGCCATTGTGGTCGCTGGGCAGGCAGCAAGGGATAGCGCTTGTAAGTgggtttgtttgtctgtttggctTGTGCCAAAAATGTGGCACGCATTTGTCACAACTGCAAGATTTCAACAAATGATATGACATAATatgtgctatatataaattataatagaaTTGAGttaaactaatatttaatttaaactgaatATTATTATCAAAGGCTGTCATTTGTTAACTgtttcatttctttttcaaagttacgtttgtttgctttgaaacAAATTCTATTTCTATTGTTGTAAAGTttacttgtttgtttgtttctttatattttatagcgcTGCAAAATGAGCGAggaacaacaattgccaacaACTGAAGCAGAGCAAGAAGCCTTGCCCAAGCAGAAAGTGCCAACAATTGAAGTAACTGCTGAGCAAGATGCAGCGCCGACAATTGAAGCTACAACGGGGGAGCATGAAAAGCCTGAAACGCCGTTTGAGAGTGAATCCACACATGCCTTGCTTGAACTGGAAGCTTCCAGCAGTGCAGAATCACGTCTGATAACTGAACTGAATTCACCAGCAATTTCAGTCACCGCTATAGAGTCCAAGGACACCAAAGTATCGAAGCTGAGCCAAGCGCCGGCgaagacaacagcaaaagccGAAACGAAATCAAAAACTGCTGTTAGTCCAGACTctcagctgagcagcagttCAGCCAAAAAGTCCAAAACATCGCTTAAGAAAGCTAAAGACGCAGCCAAAAACCAAACGCTAAGTCCAACTTTAAGCTTCAGTCCGCGCATTGGCATGCAACTGTCTTCGAAACCTCACTCCAAGACCAGTCTGCAGTCAAAAACATCGCGCAACTCAATAAAGAAAAAGGCCAAGACCTTTAAAGGCCAACTAAGTGGGGTGCATgtgcttaaaaaacaaatagtcGACAAATTGAAAGAGAAACCAAAATTCATACCCATTGTAACAGATCTGAGTGTGCTGACCGATAATTTTTGGGGCTATGATGAGCTGAAGGATGAGCAAACTGAAGCTCAGCACTCAGACTCTGAGAGCAGCGTAGAAGTTGTGGTTGAAACGTTGTCGCAGCGTTTTGTTGCGCTTAAGCGTTTAATGGACTTACCCAACATAGAGCACCTAACCGAAGAGGAGTGGGATAAGTACGAGCGGCTGGAATCCGCTGAAGAAACTGAGCTGGGTGATGATCAGGGCAAATTTGTGCCCGCAGTGCAAACCTCGGTGACAACAATTGAAAGTTTTGCCAGCTGGAAATCGCAGCCGGAAAAGGTTGTGTCAGACGTTGACGATGAACCGACCATGGACAACATGGAGGAAGGTGCAGCGCTTGCAAGCACAAAGGAGAGCTTGTCTACAGAGCATTCGCTTATCTCGCTCACAGGTTTAATACAAAGCGACGATGAGTTATTTGCGCCGCGCATCATCGTTGTTGACGCTGAAAGTTTTACGCAGGACGCGCTGATGTCGCTGCGTGAGGAAGGCACACGCACGTGGGAAGCTGTTGAAGTGCCGCTAACAGAGTCCAAGCTGCGCCTGATTGAAACTGTCTGCGAGAATGTGCTGGCTGAGCTCATTAACTGGGCAGTGAAGCGGTCGGAGCAGCATGATCTCAAGTTGAAGCGACTGCTGGACAAGGAGAAGCTCTGGAGCAAGCTGTCGGAACTTATTGAATTGGTATAAAGATGAAGCAGTTTCAAGAAGCAGCGTCTCGAGCTGCTTGTTACCGACTATATGCATCGCAAAAAGCGTTTTGTGTTTATCAAGAAATCCAAGCAATTCGATTGGCTCACCTACCAGCGCTTCTTGGCTGGCACAGTTGACCTTGATCACAAGCTAAAGCGACAACTGCACACGAATCGGAATAGCCAGCAGATCAGCAGTAAGCTGCGTGAACAGGCCGAACAGGCGCGTCTCGTGGACGAGCAGCGCATCTTTGACTTTGAGCAAGTGGTGCGGCAGACTCTGCTCTTTGACGATAGCTACGAGCATCTTAAGCTAACGGTCGAAAATACGCTGCGTCACATGAACAGCTTTCGCAGTGATCTATCCGCATTGCGTTTGATTCTGATCAATACGCAGCATCGATTGGCCGATATTCATAGGGTGAGTATTTCAAATTGATAGATCAGTTATTTCTTGCAATGCGAATATATAACTTTCACTTACCCTGGTATACAGTTGAGTCAGAGTCTTAGCTCTGcctataaagaaataaatataattaattcaaaatttatttaaagtgagcattatataataatatctATTAATGTGGATACATATTAATTGGTATCTTTTTCTGAAATTAAAGAATTCTCAAGCTTACATATTatgctatttttaatattgactAAAGCTTTTGCGTTTCTTAATTttgtgcagcaacaattttgaataaatcAATCATAAACTTTTATACCAATTCGTTTACCATTTAACATTTTAGAGATCTGAATTGCTTGAGGATCTAGGTCATGGTCTGACCATGCGCGAGTATATGGCCAAGCAAAGTGATACGCAAGCACTGGCAGAAAAAATTAATggtgcgtatgtgtaatatttaaaaacacgCACTCATTGCTCACATATTTGATAGATCGCAAAAATGACTTGAATCGCCTGAAtgcgaaaattaattttgaagtACATGCGCTGGCGCATCTGAAGTGCAAAGAGCAAATGTGCGTACGCACCTGGAAACGCATGCAGCACAAGCTGAAACTGCTTGAAAGCTGGAAGCGTCACTATCGCGAACTCATCTACAAGGGCAAACTGAAACATGTGAAATTCATGCACGATTTCTACAGAGCCAAAAACTCTGGCAGCCTAAAGCATTTTCCGGAACTAATGCTGGACTACGATGCGACAGAGGATGCGTTGGTGCTGAAGCGCAAATCTGTGGACAAACTGCGGCAGGAGCTTAATCGTTTAACTAGGCGTATACGCCATATAGAAGCTATGACGCGGCCAAGCAAAAATACGctcaaaaatatgcagcaaatgtCGTCGGTTAATTTAGCGGCTTCGCTTGTTGTAATGAATGTAAGCTAAAGCAGTTggttgttaattaaataaatagaattgaagagttttaaattgatattttgatTAGCTTGCAAGCATAGAAAATGTAAGCTGCAGTATAGAGAAATATATAGACTTATTCTTCAGCGCTTTAGCTTAAGTATTGGAAATAGTAATAAAGGttagcttttaaaattaaaatcataattGTATTACTGTAGGATAGAATGACATTGCGCGTAGGGAAAAGAGAAGGGAAGTGTAGAAGGGTTCAGTCGATACAGTTGAAGAATAGAGTGTCATACAAAAGTGTCAAAGAGTTGAAGCATAGAGTAAAGTGCGTGTAAAAGTATCGAGAAAAAAAGTTTTGAGTTGAAGCTAACACAACCAGCAAAGtaagtttaatattataaattatattcaaaaaacaataaataaataattatagtaaGAAAATCCCACATTactataacaaacaaataagaTGCGATAAGCAATCTAGAGatggtttattttattttatttcaaatataaaaaaggcaaatttaattaaataaagcgctTAACCCTagactaaatatataaaagcttttatataattgtcaGTTTGCTATTGCctaaaaatcttttattttctctATATTTAGTAGAGCTCTTAGCTACACACATGTGTTTGTAGGTAGATAAGGCGACCACATACATAGTAGGGGGACATGTTTTCAACCAGCTCTCGCATATAGAAAAGTCATGTTTTGCATCTTTTGGCAGCTGCCATATATCTTAGTACCAGCCCAAACAagactaacacacacacacaacagtgTCAGTGTATTAGTTTGTGGCCAGCACTAACGACAGCtacaaaaacaagaacagcGAGTACTACGCAGACTAGGTAATAGAgaatgtgtgtttgtgtgtgtgtgtgtgtgtgtggcaagaaaATGTGGCAGCTaccgcagcggcagctgcatgCAGATGAGAGCATGAGGGAGAGAGCGTTAGGCCAGGCTGCTTGGTATGCACAATTCATGTTGCacttaaacaacaaaaacaacaagtgaagcagctggcaaaaaaaaaagcataaaagcaacaacaggcaGCACTAAAGTGGTGAAAACTAATAGCAAAGAAGCTGactgggctggctggcaggcaggcaggcaggcaaaaagTCGAGCTGGCAGCCAGTCGGGTTAATGGCAAAGGTGCACAGTCTGTTCTCTTAACCCGCTGTCTATGctcaaagcacacacacgtgtatgcgtgtgtgtgtgtgtgagttacatggttcttttttttcatattaccTTTTTTGCACTTTGTACTAACATTTGGCGTGTGTTTGGCACGCATGTTGGCAGCGCTTATCGCCAGCAACACAGAGCCAAGCCAGAGTGTTGCTAATAGCTGCAGGCTGAGACCTGCTTAGACGAAATGCCTTTAGCTATGAGCTTGAAATTCGATTTTGCACTTGAGCCTTGCATCAGctcaaaagcagcgcagctcaaatatataaagcaacttTTATGAGCTGCTTGACAAACTGCATGCGCCAATGCTAAATGCATTTAGCCAATATCTCTATCTAAGCCAATTTCCGCTTTAGACAGTCAAATTCGTATCCGTTGCGTTCGTCGTTTGCAGCGCTCGTTGCGCTCTATTAACACATTGACATGCTGGCGCATTTCCTTTGCATGATGACGTTGCATAAGTGTTTCCGccattttgcaaatatatgtgccacacacacacacatacgattGCACACAATTTGATTAAGCTtggtgtgtgttttgtatattttaaatatttataaataaatgcaagtatTTTTGGCTGCGCTCACGGCATCAAGCGGAAGGCAAACCAACGAAACCAAGCAACGTAACCGAAGGCAAGGCAACGCAACTAGGACGTCATCCGTTGCCGctaccgctgccgctgccgctgcccgacgttgcatgccacttaAAGCGAGTCACAGTTTCCTCAACGCtgttcacatgtgtgtgtgtgatacaCAATTTTGAGTAATAAACTCATTTCATATGCTGACTgctttttcatttcaaaactttttttcTACCGCCagcgtttgctgttgctgttgttatgcTTCTTGTTAGCCCAAGCAACCGGCAACAGTTGAGGCTATGCCCCAAAATGATATACGAGCCTggtctctctctgtgtgtgtgtgtgtgtgcttagacTTGTGTAAAGTGTAGACAAGTGGTGTGGCGTTGTGTAGTGTCTGCAGTTTTTGCAGTTAACCCATATATTGCTGatgttttgtgctttttagttttttttgttttttggttttgttgtaacaaattattaaaaatgcataccATAAAATGCAGTCTGTTAAATGTAGGCGAAACCCAGCTGTCAAAATGTCTGACACAACGATAATGAAATTTACACAGGCCACGTCATCGAGCCCACACATTGCTCAACTAAACACGTTGAGtgacattttaataaagtGCTCACTTGTTCAATTATATGAAGCCATGCCGTATGCCGTTGGCCTTcgacaaaaaaatgcaaaatagacacccagtcagtcagtcgggcagccaaacaacaagctaacattatataaagcattgcatacactttgaatttttatatttggcaGGGCATAGCTCAAAGTAAGGCTTCGATTAAAcgattttaatacaaattattaaaagtataTAATCAGTCGATGGTCTTAGAAGCTAGGACTCACCATCATTAGTTATTATACTAgcttgtataataattattcttgtaaataaaaaaaatatttaatcaaacttttgttgtatatCTAATTATTTTCTCACTTTATGCCTtccattaaaatatttcaagatTAAAGCAatagtttgcttattttttaagcatttatacatatttttttaatagcttagaaataaaaacattttttaattttagcatagTTCAATCATTATATAAtactattaataatattgaaatttgaCTTGTATATCAATTATGACCacaataaaatttagaaatatttaatttaattttttaaaagttcaacttgcttattatttatttagtagctacaattattactttaatttttcccaatttgtttcaattgttGTAGCACATCGAACAGTCGCTTAGAACTGCCATCCGCActagttttgctttatttgtttctgTTGTGTAAAGAATactgtatattatttaatttattgcgttttattcaattatttacagTTGGCTACTGagctatttgcttttgctggtTGGCTGTTTATCGCTTGCGACAgcgttcaattcaattatggCTAATTCAATTCCGTCTATGTTGTATGGCAAATTGAATCATTTAAGGTAAAtctgctttattatttgtgcCTGGTTTTACTTGCTTTTTGTGCTGTGccctgttattgttattgttgtacaactctctctctctctctctctctgacaGACGTCCGAGAGTTGCGCTTTAGCTAAAGTGCAAAAGTTGGCTTAACAAAACTTTGTagcaaatgaataaaaaaaactaaaaaaaaaatatatatatatatatagaagtaaGCGCATaaagtgcaacaaatgcaaaaactttagCCAAGCAGCATAATCAACAAGGACAACCATAAAAAAAGCAGAGCTTAAGccaaacttgcagcagcagcaagcagctgaaactaataaacaataaaatactaaatcttttaaattgtctcagtgtgtgtgtgtgtgtgtgggtgaaaGTTAACTTTGAAAATGGTCACATCAAGCGCTTTAAGCACAACTCGTTTGTCTCGCTGCTTCGTTtgttgtgtgtgagtgtttgtcTGAAGGAGAAACGTAAGCGATACGCCTGCATTATCCAGGCGACAAGCAATTGAGTCGCATAACaagccaaataaatttcagGGCAACGAGCATGTAGCGAGCTGAACAgctgcacaaacacacacacacactcacatagaCAAGCTCtcattgcaaataaatttgtgcagAAGGCGAAATGGGGAACTGAAGCTAAACAAGTGCTACTAAAAATTTTGTAGCGTACATTTCAGCGCTGGCATACAATTCTTTAAATACACGACGCTTTGtctttcagctgcagcagcgcaagagaaagagagggagaatgttaaataaaacaatgccaaaattaaatgagaGCTTGAAGCACTAAGCTTAGCATTTTATGCGCTGAGTTTCGCTTGGTAGCTTTAGAATAAGCGGCAAGTTGCCTACACTTTGCGGCGCATATTCTAATCACTCGAGTCACGCAAATGTCAATGTTGCTGTCAAAGTGTCAATGAAATgttcaatgaaaataaaatgcgcaagaaaataagcaaagtgGCAAAACTGACTTCAAGCGAGGGCGGTGGTGTGTGTGATCAACGCGGTAAAAGTTCTGCCACAGCCAAAGACTTGCGGAAAGCAAGAAGCTTTAGACAAGTTGCCGGTTcgcgttgccgttgccgctggcGTTCACATTCGCGTTGCTGACGGCATTGTTATTGAAAATGCGGCTTATGTGGCAATGTCTtggcaaaatacaaaatacttttgcctCAACTTCTCTATACATAATTTGCGcctttgtgtttgttttattaataagGCGCCAaggaaaaagcaaaagcagcagcagcagcaaaagcacaaGCGCAAACGGAAGCTCTGCTTATGCGTGTGTTTATGTCTTGACTGGAGCTTgtgtcaatttatttgcttttagttgcGTTTGActcgcaattaaattttataggcAGTGCGCCGAGCTTTAAGGCTCAGTGTCCAAAGTCCCCTAACTATGTCTACATAAAACCTTATGTTTCGCCTacaggcgcacacacacacacacacacacaaaataaaagccaacaaatCATTTTGGCCAAAGCACAGAGGGTCAATTAGGAGAAGCTGCGTGGGCAATGCTTGTAACATGGCCCgagctttaattataaaatcaaacataATTTAGCACAGCCGTATTTCTTcataaaaaaggaaaatcaaagtaaatatcaaatagccaatttaattttatgatgtcataaataacaaacagttTAAATAAAGTGTGAGGCAGCTTATGACTTAtgtttaaaatagtttttttacAACAGCTTATGCTAATATCTTTAAACAGTTGCAATGACAACGACAAGCTCAACACtcaatacacacaaaactttgACGCCTGATCAATAATATTGGCTGAGCTACGTTGCCAACGTGGGTTGCTTTAGGTCAGGTGTatgaaaatttgcatgcagctgaGCTGCGACAGCTCGAATGATGacgaaattaaagcaatacaACGTGCAGTCAAAGATACAGACACggatatgtgtatgtgtgtgtgcttgcattGAGAGCTAAGCTAAATGCTTCATTTCCCCCAGGTGTGTCTCtagctgtgtctgtgtgtgtgtctggtgTGGTGTAGTGACTGGTTGACTGACTACAGCATTGGCAAATTTTCAGAAAATATATGCAAGCACACGTAGGAAATTACAAACGGATGTAAATACATCAATATCAAATGAAGAGACAGCAAGACCCATGTGCAGTCAATAGCACAGCATGAGCGCAATTCTGTGCTGTTGGGGGCTGGGGTGGGGGGCGTATCCATTGAGCATTTTGCTTATACGTAGCATACGCATGACAAACCAAAAACCAAATAGTTCAATAAACCTACagacaaaacaatttaatatgcgTGCCCAATGCGCAATCATGTCAAAAGTGTTTGTTTTTcagctttctttctttctgtgttcgtgtgtgtgagctggtgtgtgtgtgtgtgcatctgTAGCATCgactgcaattaattgaaaatgtcttgcagctaaaattaaCACATATATCCACAATTGACTGTTACTATAACAAATTGAAGCCAATTCgaagttgctgcttgcttggctGCCTTGCCAACttgcaattgccaaagctgctgcagtccAAGTGCccacaatttgcattgccaggcagcagcacttgcacttgcttAAAAGTTTGCCGAAAACGCTTACGGGCTGCCAGCAACTATTTTCAATGAAGGTAACTCCAGTTATGAATCTATAGATAACAGTAGCAAGTAAGCATGAGCGTAGTCTAGTTGCAAAAATGCAGCCAAGTAAACATTTCTTTTGCCCAAATACATTTCTTTCATAcatatttagttaatatttCGCTACAAGTTAACTTAAGTTTAAGTGCCCCTCTGCCTAACTTTAAGCACGCGCTTGTGTCTAAGCGAACTACAGCGAAGCAGgcaaattataaagtttaGCTAAGCAGCTGTAAAAGTGATTTAAGCTTTGAAGTGTGTTgcgtattttaaattcaaagttaGAGCACAAACTTTAAGCTgcatatcaattttattaatttgctaaaaaagACAATTTTTGGAATTAAGCTTGTATTTCAGttgttgataaattaaaacaagttccaattatatattatttagttaaatcaatttaaaacttgtttGCTGCTAATTACACCAATATTGTAGCTCAAttgttgaataaatttaatataaaatgtttgcactatgtatatattattacttttaaatattcatactttaatttttattatttcaattgtttgcctgttaaatgttaattttataatagttTCCATCACCTCAAGCGACACTTTTGCTTGTATTAAAAGTCGTAACTTGCCTTAATTGGCgagtaatatttaaaataacattaataaCTGTTTCGGTAAAATAAAGTGCAACGTTTTAATTAATacgcaaaattaattatgcaaatcgcTGATGCGGTGTTTAGATAGAATGCCCCCAAGACTTcaacagagagcgagcgagcgagtgagcgagcgagcgataGTCGCTTTGCTTAATCGCTtgttcaaatataaaatgctgtgCGAGTTTGTTGGCTGGCTCGCATAGCTCGAGAACTCACATACTATTTGCACTTGTTTATTCATTTAGTTGGCAAttaaagcatacaaaattaaatacaaccATTTGGCATCATTTCAAGCAGAataaaacaacacaaaactttaatttgtatgaacgcgttgctgctgctgctgctgctgctgaagcaactttttatttttggaatgttgttgttgctttacgttttttttttctattttgttatagttttattttttgtgagcatttttattttagttggaGCTGCTTTTAAATCAAAGTGCAGGACCAGGCGGCAGCCATAAGTGCAtagcgctgttgctgctgcaatggcGGGGGGGAGGAAGGAGCGGAGCGTGGTTGGGTGCTGGGTGCGCGTCCATTCCACtgccaactaaataaataaaaagtgaatttttaattaaaagttaagtggcaactcatttaaattaatgttgacTCAAGCGTCATAGCAAAACAGTTGGCGAGCGAAGGCGAAGAGAGAGCgtagagcaaaaaaaaaattgcaactgcaagtgggtgcagagctggagctgctgatggtgctgctgctgctggtgatgaaGGCCAACAAGCCATGCGTTCGTTTATGCCATGGTTGGCTTTGACTTGCAGCAGGCGTGGGAATAGAAGAGTGTATGGCAAGCCCTAATAAGCATAATGCACTGCCAGGACCTtcactgagagagagagagagtcgcGTAATGGA
Proteins encoded in this region:
- the LOC108607723 gene encoding LOW QUALITY PROTEIN: uncharacterized protein LOC108607723 (The sequence of the model RefSeq protein was modified relative to this genomic sequence to represent the inferred CDS: substituted 2 bases at 2 genomic stop codons); amino-acid sequence: MSEEQQLPTTEAEQEALPKQKVPTIEVTAEQDAAPTIEATTGEHEKPETPFESESTHALLELEASSSAESRLITELNSPAISVTAIESKDTKVSKLSQAPAKTTAKAETKSKTAVSPDSQLSSSSAKKSKTSLKKAKDAAKNQTLSPTLSFSPRIGMQLSSKPHSKTSLQSKTSRNSIKKKAKTFKGQLSGVHVLKKQIVDKLKEKPKFIPIVTDLSVLTDNFWGYDELKDEQTEAQHSDSESSVEVVVETLSQRFVALKRLMDLPNIEHLTEEEWDKYERLESAEETELGDDQGKFVPAVQTSVTTIESFASWKSQPEKVVSDVDDEPTMDNMEEGAALASTKESLSTEHSLISLTGLIQSDDELFAPRIIVVDAESFTQDALMSLREEGTRTWEAVEVPLTESKLRLIETVCENVLAELINWAVKRSEQHDLKLKRLLDKEKLWSKLSELIELVXRXSSFKKQRLELLVTDYMHRKKRFVFIKKSKQFDWLTYQRFLAGTVDLDHKLKRQLHTNRNSQQISSKLREQAEQARLVDEQRIFDFEQVVRQTLLFDDSYEHLKLTVENTLRHMNSFRSDLSALRLILINTQHRLADIHRRSELLEDLGHGLTMREYMAKQSDTQALAEKINDRKNDLNRLNAKINFEVHALAHLKCKEQMCVRTWKRMQHKLKLLESWKRHYRELIYKGKLKHVKFMHDFYRAKNSGSLKHFPELMLDYDATEDALVLKRKSVDKLRQELNRLTRRIRHIEAMTRPSKNTLKNMQQMSSVNLAASLVVMNVS